The following coding sequences lie in one Arachis ipaensis cultivar K30076 chromosome B03, Araip1.1, whole genome shotgun sequence genomic window:
- the LOC107629945 gene encoding uncharacterized protein LOC107629945: protein MQFFHKPTKVQSLINFILVTSSFCGIYVLVSVLFLGTSKLVQFHSSSKYVSTPTQTTLDHVVFGIASSKGSWPKRKEFVKLWWKPNNSMKGCVFLDTLPDEEKQGRDDKNSLPPLCVSQDTSRFRYTCHGGLRSAIRVARVVAETVALNHSNVRWYVFGDDDTVFFPENVVKTLSKYDHELWYYIGSHSEVYEQNRLFGFGMAFGGAGFAISSSLAKVLAKVFDSCIQRYHFLYGSDGRVYSCLAELGVGLTHEPGFHQVDLRGNTFGLLAAHPVSPLLSLHHPEYTDPIFPNMTTTQALRHFFGAVKVDSQRMLQQTVCYNSRFSWTISVSWGYTVQVFPNHMPLREVIKVQETFRQWRKGNLLAKSFTFNTVEPHHDPCKRPTIFFLDSVSSGKDGIISSYKRSFRNCSSDASSLMRLESIKVVSDKLDLGIKQLKAPRRHCCDVLPSSGGDQMEIEVRECKDEELIYMH, encoded by the exons aTGCAGTTTTTTCACAAACCTACCAAGGTTCAGTCTCTGATTAATTTCATTCTAGTCACTAGTTCATTTTGTGGCATATATGTTCTTGTATCAGTGTTGTTCTTGGGAACATCAAAGCTAGTACAATTTCATTCTTCATCAAAATACGTGTCAACACCAACACAAACAACTCTTGATCATGTTGTGTTTGGGATTGCATCAAGCAAAGGATCATGGCCTAAGAGAAAAGAGTTTGTTAAATTGTGGTGGAAACCAAACAATTCAATGAAGGGTTGTGTGTTCTTGGATACACTACCAGATGAAGAGAAGCAAGGTAGGGATGATAAGAATTCCCTCCCTCCTCTCTGCGTCTCTCAAGACACTTCCCGGTTTCGCTACACGTGCCACGGTGGCCTGAGGTCAGCCATACGCGTGGCACGTGTAGTTGCCGAGACAGTGGCCTTGAACCATTCAAACGTGAGGTGGTATGTGTTCGGCGACGACGACACCGTCTTCTTCCCGGAGAATGTGGTGAAGACACTTTCTAAGTATGATCATGAGCTATGGTACTATATTGGTTCGCACTCTGAGGTTTATGAGCAGAATAGGTTGTTTGGTTTTGGAATGGCTTTTGGCGGCGCTGGTTTTGCCATCAGTTCTTCCCTTGCAAAGGTTTTAGCCAAGGTTTTTGATTCTTGTATTCAAAGATACCATTTTCTCTATGGTAGTGATGGCAGGGTGTATTCTTGCTTAGCTGAACTTGGTGTTGGATTAACACATGAACCAGGTTTTCACCAG GTGGATTTGCGCGGAAATACCTTTGGCTTATTGGCTGCACATCCAGTGTCTCCATTGTTGTCCTTGCATCATCCAGAATACACTGATCCAATCTTTCCAAACATGACAACTACACAAGCTTTGAGACATTTCTTTGGAGCAGTGAAGGTTGATTCTCAGAGGATGCTGCAACAAACAGTCTGCTATAACAGCAGGTTTTCGTGGACGATTTCCGTGTCTTGGGGATACACGGTTCAGgttttccctaaccatatgcCATTGAGAGAAGTTATCAAGGTTCAAGAAACATTCAGGCAGTGGAGAAAGGGAAACTTGTTGGCCAAGTCATTTACTTTCAACACTGTAGAGCCTCACCATGATCCATGTAAAAGGCCAACCATTTTCTTTCTTGATAGTGTTTCTTCCGGAAAAGATGGCATCATAAGCAGTTACAAGAGATCTTTCAGAAATTGCTCGAGCGATGCATCGTCACTAATGAGGTTGGAATCGATCAAAGTGGTCTCCGATAAGCTCGATCTTGGCATCAAACAG TTGAAGGCTCCAAGGAGGCACTGCTGTGATGTATTGCCATCAAGTGGTGGTGACCAGATGGAAATTGAAGTCAGAGAATGCAAAGATGAAGAATTGATTTATATGCACTGA
- the LOC107629947 gene encoding uncharacterized protein LOC107629947 (The sequence of the model RefSeq protein was modified relative to this genomic sequence to represent the inferred CDS: added 57 bases not found in genome assembly), whose product MFQRRKPSTGNLPVSTSVPELETPMPSSSSSASKPTSFCDSLSFKSLLFSFSLLLNLYLIFLLCSQRVPPTISTRSSTFVPTTRSSTFVPTTRSHILFAIASSSVSWPRRHPYLRLWYSPNTTRSLAFLDSPPASDSSSSSSSLPSVVINGDTSRFPYTFRGGLRSAIRVARVVKEAVERGEKEVRWFVFGDDDTVFLVENVVSVLSKYDHDRWYYVGSNSESYEQNEKYSFEMAFGGGGFAVSHALGRVLARVLDSCLKRYGHLYGSDARIYSCVAELGIGLTHEPGFHQLDMRGDLFGILAAHPLSPLLSLHHLEAVEPLFPNMNRTQALEHLMAAAAVDPARILQQTVCYDRSKSLTFSVSWGFAIQVFEGNEFLPDLLQVQRTFVPWKRGSKVVGKFMFNTRDYPRDPCQRPFLFFMKSVEYDKSGIWSNYTRHAVGKCFEESNSVKQLKKIIVFSRKLVLNVEELKAPRRQCCDVLPSSNETTIIHLRHCGTDELISMYQ is encoded by the exons ATGTTCCAGCGAAGAAAACCTAGTACAGGTAACTTGCCTGTTTCAACCTCGGTTCCAGAATTAGAAACTCCAATgccttcatcatcttcttccgcTTCCAAACCGACGTCGTTTTGCGACTCACTCTCCTTCAAGTCCttactcttctctttctctctccttctcaacctttacttGATCTTCCTCCTCTGCTCCCAAAGAGTCCCACCAACAATCTCCACGCGCTCCTCGACATTCGTGCCCACCACGCGC TCCGTTTCCTGGCCCCGCCGCCATCCCTACCTCCGCCTCTGGTACTCTCCAAACACCACGCGATCACTCGCGTTCCTCGATTCGCCGCCAGCTTCGGATTCCTCCTCGTCCTCCTCTTCGTTGCCATCGGTGGTGATCAACGGCGATACCTCACGGTTCCCGTACACGTTCCGGGGAGGGCTCCGGTCGGCGATCCGGGTGGCGCGTGTGGTGAAAGAGGCAGTGGAGAGGGGGGAGAAGGAGGTGCGGTGGTTCGTGTTCGGCGACGACGACACAGTGTTCTTAGTGGAGAATGTAGTGAGTGTATTGTCGAAGTACGATCATGATCGGTGGTACTATGTTGGGAGCAATTCGGAGAGCTATGAGCAGAATGAGAAGTACTCGTTTGAGATGGCGTTCGGTGGTGGCGGTTTCGCTGTGAGCCACGCGCTTGGTAGGGTTTTGGCTAGGGTTTTGGATTCTTGCTTGAAGAGGTATGGCCACTTGTATGGGAGTGATGCTAGGATCTATTCTTGTGTTGCTGAGCTTGGTATTGGATTAACACATGAACCTGGCTTTCATCAG TTAGATATGCGGGGTGATTTGTTTGGGATTCTAGCTGCACATCCATTATCTCCATTATTGTCCCTTCATCACTTGGAGGCAGTGGAACCTCTCTTTCCCAACATGAACAGAACACAAGCCCTTGAACATCTTATGGCAGCTGCAGCCGTAGACCCTGCAAGGATTTTGCAGCAAACTGTGTGCTATGATCGTTCAAAGTCTTTAACTTTCTCGGTTTCATGGGGTTTTGCCAtccaagtttttgaaggaaatGAATTTCTCCCCGATCTTCTTCAAGTGCAGAGGACTTTTGTGCCGTGGAAGAGGGGTAGCAAAGTTGTTGGCAAATTTATGTTCAACACGAGAGACTACCCTAGAGATCCTTGTCAAAGACCTTTTCTCTTTTTCATGAAAAGTGTTGAATACGATAAAAGTGGCATTTGGAGTAACTACACCAGGCATGCTGTTGGGAAATGCTTTGAAGAATCAAATTCGGTAAAGCAGCTGAAGAAGATTATAGTTTTCTCGAGGAAGCTAGTGCTTAATGTTGAAGAG TTGAAAGCCCCTCGTCGGCAATGCTGCGATGTTTTGCCGTCTTCCAATGAAACAACAATTATCCATCTTAGACATTGCGGAACTGATGAATTGATCTCCATGTACCAATAG